The window GCACAGCAGATATCCGCGATGTCCGTATCGCGTGGAGCGGATCCCACGGCATAACACTCCACTGACTGACTTGTGGATCGCGGCTCCCGCGGCGTTTCTGACAAGGCCTCTCTCAGAAACCTAACAGCAAGCCAATCCTCCGCTAAAGCCTCTACTAGATGCGCGTTTGCATCCAGCAGAAGGCTTTGGAGGGGCTTCTCCAAAACTCCCACATCCACAACTAGTAGTTGAAAGGAATAGGGATTCCGAGAGGCCGCTAGATCGAGATAACGCCAGACGAGGGATCGACAAGCTGCTTCGCGTCAGGGACGTGCGGGCTTCACACGCCCTCCCCGCCGTCTGTGAGCCCCCGCCGCGATGGGAGTCGTTGATGTCGCCAGAAGGCTCGGCGGGCTGTTAATTAACACAACCGCCGATCCGGCGCGCGCGGTCGGCGGGCTCGGCGAGAGCCCTATGTGGCGGTCATCTGGGGGATGGTAAAGGATTGGCGGCGGTTGGTCGAGAGGCGGGGGCGCAGTACGTCCTCCCGCCTGCGCGCGGCCTCACCGCCTCCCGAGCCTCCGCCGCGCGGCGCGCCAGGCCTCGCCCACGTCCAGAAGCTCCACGTACCTCCGCGCCAAGTCCTCCCTAGCCCTCTCCCCGTTGTACACGGGCGTTCCCTCCAAGATAGATAGGAGAAGGCCGGGCGGCGCCGCGTCTACGTCCACCACGTCTACCTGCCCGTAGTCGAGGTCCAAGGCCTCCGCCACGTCGGCCGCGAAGCCCGCGGGATCCCACAGACCCACCGGCCTCGCGAACTTGACGGCTAGATCCAGATCGCGGCCGCACCCCCTCTTGGCGACGGAGCCGAAGACGACGGCGTATGCCACGCCGTGCCTCTCGAACACCTCCCTCAGCCTCCCCACGTCGTCGATACAGGGTTCGCCGGGCAACTTCGCCTCGACGATCTGCGGCATCGTGGAGGCGATCTCGCGGAAGGCCTCCAGCTCGCTCGCCTCGTCCAGCTGGTAGTATCTGTGCACGATTATGTTCCTAAAAGAGGCACCTCAAGAACTCCCCATAGCCTATCTTCCTCGCCAAAAACGCCGCCAGATCCCTATAGGTAGCCGGCTTCTCGCCCCCTCAGCCGCCGCCCACATCGCCGCCAGGTCGAGAAGGGACTGGGCCACGAGCTCCGCGAGGCGCTCGAGGGCGAACAAGTCCCCGCCCTCCTCCAGCCTCTCCCT of the Thermoproteus uzoniensis 768-20 genome contains:
- a CDS encoding nucleotidyltransferase family protein codes for the protein MHRYYQLDEASELEAFREIASTMPQIVEAKLPGEPCIDDVGRLREVFERHGVAYAVVFGSVAKRGCGRDLDLAVKFARPVGLWDPAGFAADVAEALDLDYGQVDVVDVDAAPPGLLLSILEGTPVYNGERAREDLARRYVELLDVGEAWRAARRRLGRR